The Pungitius pungitius chromosome 10, fPunPun2.1, whole genome shotgun sequence DNA window ATTTAATAAGATTGTTTACAAATCATAATATATTGTAAAAATCTAATCATATGGGTTACTTTACTGAAAATAATCATCTACGATTAAAGCTGCACATTATTCATTAAACGAGTTCACTCGACCCAACAAGTTAGAGACCATGCAAATAAACCTTAACTAACTCAGGTGTATAACTTAAGCTCAACCTCTGTGCGGAGCTTCCTCGCCAAGTTCTCTGAGAGTATGAAAGCGCTCAATCAAAGGTGGACTTTCCCATCGGCAAATTGAAATACCTTGACACAAACGACCTTTTACCGAGATAAATGAGGGTGGCAATAGTGGCTGCATatgatatactgtacatatcaGTGCCTTAAAAGGACATGTttcaaaaatagtttttatcAAAAGAATTCAATAATTCTGATCTTTTTacacaaaacatttttctctAGCTTATACAAGGACACTTATGGCCAGTTTACTGACAATAGTTAATTAAAAAGGATACAATACCACAGTACTGCTGAGACAACTCATAGACCTCCCATCAGTTCTGCAATTATCCATTAGCTAATTGAATTTTGAACTTCTCAGTGAACAATTCATAAGATACAATTTACCGCTCTGCAATGTGCTTTGAATATCTGCTTAAAATGACCTAAGTAGCTAGTGAAGTATTTCAACCACAACACTTAATTTGTTGGTATTTTAACTGACATGAATTCCAGCTGACCACAGCTGTTGAGGTTAAATActtgataacaaaaaaaaagttcagataGAGTATTacattaaaaccaaatgaacattttcttggggcgggggggggggttgtcaatACCAACCGTTTTATACAGTAAATCCCATCATAATGCACAATCAACTgcattaacttaaaaaaaaaataaataaacttttgTAAAAGTGTAATGTTTCTTCTGGTAACCGAGGTGATGTATATACAAACCTCATAGAGCCGCGTTGCCAAGTGAAAGGGACTCATCGTTGAGTAATAAATGCTGGAAAACGAGTTCCTGAGCCTTGCAACTGACAAAAAGTGTCTCCTGCACAAGCCTCAAAGATGTAAGAGCTGTTCTCTGAACACATATTTAATGTATCTACAGCAGGATACCTTCTACACATTCTAGCGGGAATGTttgaggaggggaaaaaaaataaagcatttgctGACTGTCCCTGATTGTCCGGAGAAGGGTGAGGAGAGGGAGTTCAACATGGATTATCAGACCTAATCTCACGATGCAtataaaaacagtgttttacaCAATAGCCCCTAAAACATCGCGCATACACGTGCACGCGGAATACAATCAACAGCGCAATGAAGGACAGCTGAGACCTTACTCGAACGCATTCCACAGGGCACGGACAGATGTGGCTCAATACCCGATTCTAGCAGATAGGGATGGAACACAGATGACGACTTGAGACATGATTCCGGACtcacaaaacacaaagtgagCAGTCGACCGAAATGCGTTTTCCTTCCACGCACAGAGAACTGAAAGAAAACTACGATGGGCAAAATTAAATATCGCTCCCAGTATTACGGACTGAATAGGTTTATAGCTTATGAGTTTATGATTATTGTGCACAACAGAAGTCAGTAAAGGGCCGCctggaatggaaaaaaagaaaacaaaggaaaggcACGTTTGCTAACCTAATAGAAGTGGAAAACTGAGCACCCCATTTCCATGTTTATTGCCTTTCATAATATCGCCTTAATAAAACTTTAAGTTTCAATCAAGACAAGTGGGTCTAATCACATTGTTGTTCCATCAGAACCTGTGCAACTTCAAGGAGGAGCAAGCCAAAGTTCTGTAAAAGGTGCAGCTGCTTGAGTTACATCAGTGGCAAAAAGCGGTCTGTAATTTTTCAAATAAGTACATACTACATTCCATGTAGTGAAAGGATGTGCAACTTGTGCAAAAACTAAGCACAATCCTTTAGAAGTAATGTCATTACAACTGGCTTTTACTGCTGAAGGAAAAGCATAATGACTCTGCAACCATTACATGAATGCAGCAACTGGATACATACATCTTTTTGAAAAAGTTTCTTTTCTGCCTGTGCTGCACTAGGAGCAGAAATTCATCCGCAAAAGGGAAtacattattaattattaagtagtaatgaattcatttttttaaatgatcatgtaaaatgttctattttcttTGGCCCACTACTCCAAGTAAACCAAATAAACTAGATTCCATAGGAGTGGAATACAATCAAGTTTCTTGTAGCATCATTGACACGCTAATCTCAGGTGACAGTAAAGTGACTTAAAGTGAAGAATCATTCATCATCTAATCATGGTTGAAATGTAACAGGAGTGAGAATGCTGGAATTAGAAGGCTCCTGGAGTGGACTTAAATATAACCGGGTAAACAGCAAAGGGAGGTAGCAGTACTACTTACAACATACAGTAAGAGCAAAGAGGcctacaaatatatatacatacatacatgtatgcatgtatgtaaatatatgtattaGTAGGTTTCAGGAGGTGGAAATATTGCATTAAGCAGCCAGAGTGACTTGATCATCTTTGAGCATTGAACTGATtgacaaaacattaaacataaattcTGTGGCGACGGTTGGAGAGAATCTTTCACGTTGCCTTTTTAACTTTGGTCGCTAACCGTTTGATGCTAATTTTGGGGGAAGAAATAAATCCATGCACAACTCAAATTGTTGGTTTTTAGGGGGAACGCCAATTATCATCATATGCATTTTTCTATACTATATCCAATTCTTGCTTGAcaaaatcataataataacataagaaaaaaaatgttatttcaacCAAAATGCTTTGAAGAAAGCGCAAATAGTTAAGGGGACTTGTTTTGGCAAAACAGGAAACATGAGATAAAGTGCCGCTGAAAGTATGATCAGGAATGAATCCTTGAATGGATTCCCGTCAGCCGAAGGTTTCACTGGAGGAAACGTCAGGGGAGGAGTTCAGTTGAGACCTGGTCTCAGCCACTCGAGCCGCCGGGAACTCTGAGAAGTCTGTGCCGTGTCCTCGGAGACCCAGCTGTCCATTGGCGACGGTAAACAGCGAGGGGGCTCCGGGTCGAGACGCCTGGAAGTGAGACTTGAAGTTCTGGTCGAAGGAGCTTATCTGGAAAGTCTGCAGTATGCCCTGCGAGGCGTCCGTCTTTTTGGAGGGCGACACCTGCTCCAGGAAGTCCTCCTCCGCCGGGGACACGGCTGCGGTCGGGCTGGTCTCGTCGCCCGAGAACGAAAACGAGTGCTGCGAGTCCCCGACCAGTAATCCAAAGTTGGGTTTCTCTAAAGCGGGCCTCAGCGGGGAGCTGAGCCCCGACTTGAACCTGCTGGGGGAGGGAAACTGCTTCTCGGTGGAGAACAGCGGCTGTCCGGCCAGCGTGGGGTTCTCGGACACCAGGCTGAGGCTCTGGCTCGTCAGGTAGCTGTCGTTCTGGCTGGTCCGCTCCAGCGCCTGCTGGAGGAACTTGGAGTACTCCTGCAGGAGGCTGACCTTCTCGGGGGCCGGCTGGGCCTGGGTGGTGCCGGAGGCCCCCAGGCCCTCGGCGCCGCCGCTGCCACCGCCGCCTTCCGACACGTCGGAAGAGTTTATGGATATGCTCGACGTCACCTCCGTGTCGGCCACGCTGAAGGAAATGTCCGACTGCCCGTTGGCTTTGTTGGAGTAGTGGTCCAGCAGCGTCTGGAGGACCTCGTCGGGCAGCGCCCCCTTCTCCGCCAGCGCGCCCTTGTCGTGCGTCGCTTTGCCGGGCTGCGGCTCcaggggggcggcggcgggggccgcCTCGCCGATGGCCGCGGACGCGGCGGCGCTTTGATGCGCGGCGGGCGGCTGGGAAGAGACGGCGTAGTCCCGACCACTGTTGGCCATCGCGGCTTGAAGGTAGCGCTTCTTTTTGAGGAACTGCACGGCGTCGTCGTAGTTGGTGCTGGCCGCCGCGGGCTTCGCCGGCCCTCCTTGGAGGGTTTCGCCCGGCGCCTCGGTGTCGGCGCCGCCCTCCGCTTCTAAAAGGCCTTGCTTGTCCACGATTTCAAAGGTGTACTGCGAGACCTTAGCGGTTTCCTCAAAGGAAGACAAAGTGGACAGGCAGGGAAGAGTTTGTTCAGCAGACGGTTTCAGGCTCCTCTTGGGGACCTTCTTCAGGACCAGCTTGGGAGGAGTTGtgcccgccgccgccgacgtGGCGCCCTCGCCGCGCCAGCCGGCCGACTCCTCCGGAAGCTCCGAGGAGTAATCCGCGATCACGTACTCGTGTTTGACCTTGGAGGACGCGGCGGGATAGGGCACACCTTGGATCCTGCTCTGTCTCTGCTCGTCCCTCGTCTCCGCGTCGACGATCGCGGCTATGGCGGCGGGAGCTCCCGGTGTCTTGTTCGCGCACTTTTGCCGCTTTTTCTTGGGCAGCGAACACTCTCTGGCGAAAAAGGCGAGAGCCAAAGGATCCGCTTCGCGCAAGGGCCCGCCTTTACCGGCCGCTTTCGccatctctcgctctctgttctCGTGACACATTCGTCTGTGCTTTAAAACCCGGTCGGTTCTGGAGAAGTACTGTGGACAGAGGACAAAAGCATATATTTGATAGCCGTTGGGTTGCAGTACGTCCTTGTGTTTACATCCTGCGGTCCGGCACATTTTAAAAGGCCGCCAATATGGGCACCAAATCAGATTGTACGCTTATTCTAACATCCGATTTACCACCACGTTGGATTGGCATGTTGCTTCGGCATGCAGCAGTTCCCTAGCCAATAAGAGCACAGCTATACCTGGTGACAGTAGTCACACTGGTAAGGCTTCTCGCCGCTGTGAGTCCTCTTGTGTCTCTCCATGTGGTACTTCTGGATGAACCTCATCCCGCACTCATCACAGCGAAAAGGCTTCTCACCTAAACAAAGACGAGAGAAAATTgactaaaacaaaaactaaattaaagagGGTACCCAGCTGCATTTGTTCTGCACTTACCAGTGTGGATCTTCTCATGTCTTTGGAGGAGATATTTCTGAATGAAGCGCATATCACACTGGCTGCACTGAAATGGCTTCTCACCTGCCGAATGAGCGATAAATGTCAATGATGGCGGTGCTGTATCTGTATGATATTTGAGGAATGTTCAAAAGGTAGCTTTTTCCATTTTGTCATCTACTCTTACTTCAAAGCAAGATGGCATTTTGAAACTTGACCGAGTCATTCGTACCAGTGTGAATGAAGACGTGCCTCTGTAGATGGTAGTTGGTTCTGAATGCAGCATTGCAGTGATCACAGACGTGACACTTGGGGCTTTGCATGCCCAACGATTCTTCCTCAGTGATGTTGAGAATCTGCAACGGCAAAGGGAACAAAGACGTGTAAGTATCGGATTATCACTTTGAGATGAAGATGCAAACGTGATTTCTGAGGTCAAGTTAACCTTTGCTGGTGAACgctgcttcctctttttcttcttgggaCAGATCATCAAGTCCTTAACTgcttttttgtccttcttcATCAGCACCCGTGACTCGGACGACTTCAGTTCTTGCTTGATGCTTagctgtaaaaaagaaataggAGCGTCATTTAGGCATGTGACCAACTTAGGAGCTCAGTCACTCATCAGGAAGCTCATCGGGGTCAGGCAGGTGCAGTAGGGCGAGTTGAGGGCAATCACCCAATGTTGAAGTTACCACACCTCTGCAATTTAAAAAAGTGATTCGTAAGATTGGGTGCATTTCCTTTGCCTATTGGCAGCGGTTGAGCAGGGGGCTCGCAGCGATCAGTGAAAGCAGTGTTGTTCTGGGAAGATGCACATTTTTTCCCTGCTCAGGTCTTTACACTGTGAATAGTTGTTTGCTGCTACTAAATGcctggaaaacaaaataattaaagttaTCACCCATTAGAGGACAGTGGATGTGGCTCAAACATCCTCTGAAGGTGGAGGTATAATGAAAGGGAAACATCAAGTACTAGAAAACCTAGAACgtgctgaaaaacaaaatgcgTGAGCTGATCTCCCAAATGACATGTTGCCATATTCCAGgattcaacaaaaacatttttttcttactgAGAGACAATGGCCCAAACTATGGAATAACATCAAAGGTGTAATGAACAGGAATGAAGCTGCCCTGAGCCTGTCATTGTGGATTGGTTTGGGTTATCCTTGATGTTTACATTCACAGCATAATTTTTACCAACTTAAAATCTACTTCTCAACTGGCA harbors:
- the znf148 gene encoding zinc finger protein 148 isoform X1, producing MNTEDKLEGMLVKCSSGGIDGGGRVGLGGGGLVVMTLGERSLANHPLLAEDDEDDEDLTGSSLVTHDLIPPEQLMMQEEMIKNGRGEEEEGGGEVGVHFPLKLTNNLPCLLHLPLSIKQELKSSESRVLMKKDKKAVKDLMICPKKKKRKQRSPAKILNITEEESLGMQSPKCHVCDHCNAAFRTNYHLQRHVFIHTGEKPFQCSQCDMRFIQKYLLQRHEKIHTGEKPFRCDECGMRFIQKYHMERHKRTHSGEKPYQCDYCHQYFSRTDRVLKHRRMCHENREREMAKAAGKGGPLREADPLALAFFARECSLPKKKRQKCANKTPGAPAAIAAIVDAETRDEQRQSRIQGVPYPAASSKVKHEYVIADYSSELPEESAGWRGEGATSAAAGTTPPKLVLKKVPKRSLKPSAEQTLPCLSTLSSFEETAKVSQYTFEIVDKQGLLEAEGGADTEAPGETLQGGPAKPAAASTNYDDAVQFLKKKRYLQAAMANSGRDYAVSSQPPAAHQSAAASAAIGEAAPAAAPLEPQPGKATHDKGALAEKGALPDEVLQTLLDHYSNKANGQSDISFSVADTEVTSSISINSSDVSEGGGGSGGAEGLGASGTTQAQPAPEKVSLLQEYSKFLQQALERTSQNDSYLTSQSLSLVSENPTLAGQPLFSTEKQFPSPSRFKSGLSSPLRPALEKPNFGLLVGDSQHSFSFSGDETSPTAAVSPAEEDFLEQVSPSKKTDASQGILQTFQISSFDQNFKSHFQASRPGAPSLFTVANGQLGLRGHGTDFSEFPAARVAETRSQLNSSPDVSSSETFG
- the znf148 gene encoding zinc finger protein 148 isoform X2, which produces MNTEDKLEGMLVKCSSGGIDGGGRVGLGGGGLVVMTLGERSLANHPLLAEDDEDDEDLTGSSLVTHDLIPPEQLMMQEEMIKNGRGEEEEGGGELSIKQELKSSESRVLMKKDKKAVKDLMICPKKKKRKQRSPAKILNITEEESLGMQSPKCHVCDHCNAAFRTNYHLQRHVFIHTGEKPFQCSQCDMRFIQKYLLQRHEKIHTGEKPFRCDECGMRFIQKYHMERHKRTHSGEKPYQCDYCHQYFSRTDRVLKHRRMCHENREREMAKAAGKGGPLREADPLALAFFARECSLPKKKRQKCANKTPGAPAAIAAIVDAETRDEQRQSRIQGVPYPAASSKVKHEYVIADYSSELPEESAGWRGEGATSAAAGTTPPKLVLKKVPKRSLKPSAEQTLPCLSTLSSFEETAKVSQYTFEIVDKQGLLEAEGGADTEAPGETLQGGPAKPAAASTNYDDAVQFLKKKRYLQAAMANSGRDYAVSSQPPAAHQSAAASAAIGEAAPAAAPLEPQPGKATHDKGALAEKGALPDEVLQTLLDHYSNKANGQSDISFSVADTEVTSSISINSSDVSEGGGGSGGAEGLGASGTTQAQPAPEKVSLLQEYSKFLQQALERTSQNDSYLTSQSLSLVSENPTLAGQPLFSTEKQFPSPSRFKSGLSSPLRPALEKPNFGLLVGDSQHSFSFSGDETSPTAAVSPAEEDFLEQVSPSKKTDASQGILQTFQISSFDQNFKSHFQASRPGAPSLFTVANGQLGLRGHGTDFSEFPAARVAETRSQLNSSPDVSSSETFG